The segment TAAAACTTGAACTATTTTTAAATGATGAAGTGGCACTTTTGCCAAAACATATCAAACTTTTAAAAGCACTAGATGAGACTAGAAGCATTACCAAAGCCGCAACCGCAGTAGATATCTCATACAAAAATGCTTGGGATTGCTTAGATCTACTTAATTCCAAAGCCAAAGAGCCGCTAATTTTAAGAGTTGATGGAAAGAGAAAAAACAGCGGTAGCGAATTAAGCCAATACGCAAAAGATATGATAGATAGATATGATGCGATATTAAAGGCTCAAAATGAATTTTTAAATGAAATTTGTACCTACTCAGACAACAATATAATAAGCAATCTAAAAAGGATAAACATGAAATTAAGTGCCAAAAATCAGCTTCAAGCTACAATCACAGATATCGAAACGGGTGCTGTAAATAGCCAAATCACTGCTAAATTAAGCGATGGAGTGTTACTAAAATCCATGATCACCATCGATAGTCAAAAAGAGTTAAATTTAGAAGTTGGTAAAGAGGTAATATTTGTCTTTAAAGCATCAAGCGTGATTTTAGCCAAAACTGATGATAAAGAGCTTAAAATCTCTGCTTCTAACAAACTAAAAGGCAATGTAACCCAAGCAACTTTAGGTGCAGTAAATGCCAAAATCGCCGTAAATATAGGCGATAATCAGACAATACACGCTATCATCACTAACGAATCAGCCCAAGATATGAGAATCAATGTCGGCGATGAAGTTGAGTTATTTATCAAAGCTAGCCATATTATAATCGCTACACAAGCTTAGAATATCTCTTTTGTTGGCTTAATCAAAATAGCTAAATTTAAGCCAACAAAGCTATTTTAAAATATAAATATTTAATTTATATTGATATAAAATTAAATATTTATCCATTATTTACACTTTTTTCTTATAATTTTTAAATATAAATTTACAATATAAG is part of the Campylobacter lanienae NCTC 13004 genome and harbors:
- a CDS encoding TOBE domain-containing protein gives rise to the protein MKAQIKLELFLNDEVALLPKHIKLLKALDETRSITKAATAVDISYKNAWDCLDLLNSKAKEPLILRVDGKRKNSGSELSQYAKDMIDRYDAILKAQNEFLNEICTYSDNNIISNLKRINMKLSAKNQLQATITDIETGAVNSQITAKLSDGVLLKSMITIDSQKELNLEVGKEVIFVFKASSVILAKTDDKELKISASNKLKGNVTQATLGAVNAKIAVNIGDNQTIHAIITNESAQDMRINVGDEVELFIKASHIIIATQA